One Seriola aureovittata isolate HTS-2021-v1 ecotype China chromosome 3, ASM2101889v1, whole genome shotgun sequence genomic window, AAAACATGCTAGTTCTGTCTAAAAAAAGCTACCGTTGAAGCCAATAACTTGACCAAAATGTACATATCCCATAAACTTAAATAACTATATTATTTCCTTGTTAACTTCCACTTATTTACTTCAAGAAAgctaatgaaatgtttttatgagaaGTAGAAGAAGTGGGCTAATACAAACCTAGCTTGTAGTTAGTGTATTTACAGcttgaaaaagcaaaaaagagcATGCAACTGCACCACAATTAACTGTAACAACGGGAAGGATTTGGCTTACATGTTTGTGTcacgtttttgtttttactcaggTTATATCATGGCATTTCCTCAGCCCAGACCTCAGGCTCCTCAGCTTCCTCAGCATCTGCTCAGGACCATAGACTGTCAGCAAGGAGCTGTCAGGGCAGTTCGCTTTAACGGTAGGAAAGACTCAACAAGTGTATCGTCTTAATGTTGAGATTGTTGAGCTATGGGCACAAGTTGTTTACTTGTGATGAGAACTATGGTTTAAACTTATATCcaagttataaaaaaaatgtatactaCAGTCTGACAGCAGTCTAGTTTAGTTATGGTAAATTAAAGGTAAAAGCATGCAAGCCCTggtttgattaattgattaactgattagtgATAGACTAAACCTGGTGCTCTTGGGGGGCCTGGGCAGTTGCTTGCTTTTTCCAGTAATCCAGCCTTGGTGTGAGACCTCCATGTGAGTCATCCACGAAACGCCATTATCTTACACTTGCCTCTGTCTCATGTCTCCCTGCATGGTCAGCTGATGGGAACTACCTGCTGTCCTGTGGCAGTGACAAATCCCTAAAGCTGTGGAGTGTGAGCAGAGGGACCCTGCTGAAGACATACAGTGGCCATGGATATGAAGTTCTGGATGCTGATGGGTGAGACAGTTGTCACAGCCTCCTCCACAGTGTGCCGGGAGAGTTATTTCAGTAATATGGCACCAAAATGGCAGAATAAatgtaaactgtaaacacatgaagaaagaagaaatgctgAAACACTGTGCTGAATAGAAAGATACATGGATAGATTAGGTCCTTAATGTTGTTTCCACTGTTTATTTTGTCCAGCTCTTTGTAGATGGGTTTAAACTGTAGATACTGAACTATACAATACCTCATTAACACAACTCTGGGGCCCCTGGACGAGataacagtgtttgtttttcctcattggCTGCATCCACAGTTCCTTTGACAACAGCCAGCTTTgcacctgcagctctgacaaGACAGTGATCCTGTGGGACGTCGCCACAGGCCAGGTCACACGCAAACTCAGAGGTCATGCTGGGGTCAGTTCTGCTGTTTATAACTCTTGTGTTACCCTATTTCTGTCATTTCCATCTCATTTAAAAACTTCTTCAGGTTTATCTGTTGCAACTACATAGTTTCATGTCGCTTGTTCTTTTGTGTCTccatactttatttatttttttttttttattcttaactCAAATGTTCTGTTCACAGAAAGTCAACTGTGTCCAGTTCAATGAGGAGGCAACTGTTATCTTGTCTGGTGAGTTCTCACTCAagtaaaatgtatgtaaatacaTGATTCAGTATGCATTGTGTTTCGTGTGAAATATCTTACCACATGAACATTGAATGTCTTTCTGAGTTTGTGCGTCTGTATTAATGTTAAATTATGACCAGCTCATCAGCACTAATACTGATCATTAACTGATTCTAATTGCATTAATATTTCCTCagtaaaatgtgtatatattatatataatcgTGTTCTTGCCTCATTCAGGGTCCATAGATGGGACCGTCAGGTGCTGGGACACCAGATCCAGAAGATTCGAGCCCATCCAGGTTCTAGACGAGGCTCGGGACGGCATCAGCAGCCTGAAGGTGGTACAACATGAGCTGCTTACAGGGTGAGACAAGTTGACATGTTTTTTCCTGACTTTAGGATGAATTCATCATGAATTCACAAACTGCTTGTCTCCTGCTCATTCCGTCAAATTCAGGTTCTTAGACTTTGAAATTCAGTTCAAATTTTAGACTTAgacttcattttaattttgtactGACACACAATATTCTCTGTTTAGATCTGTGGACGGCAGAGTGAGGCGCTATGACCTGCGGATGGGACAGCTGCATGTGGACTTCATCAGCAGTcagtaaatgttttcataaGATCTCTTCaactattactactattactatCATACCATTTGACTATTAATTATCAATCCTCCTTCTACTGAACACAATAACAGTGTTTACCGATATAAAGGACTGAAAGTTACTTTGTCTGCTCTTGAATTGACTTTTATCAACTTCTTTTTATTACCATCGAAATACACCAACACCAATAACCCTGAAATGTTGATATatcacaaagtaaaaacaattaCAGACTTTGAGATGGTTAAAAGCATTTCCCTTTaacttgtgtgtgttgcaggtcccatcacctgtgtgtgtttcagtcaagACAGTCAGTGCACTCTGAGCTCCAGTTTGGATTCAACAGTCCGACTCCTGGATAAGAGCACAGGGGAGATGCTAGGAGAGTGAGTGCTCATTTAAAATTGCAAAATTTGAACACCAATGTGGCAGCTTGTTCCATATTTATCTCTGTAAACCAGCTCAGCTCACTGTTTAGCAAAAGCTTATGACAGACTGACTTCAGCACCACCAACTAAAACACCTCAGATCTGAGTCAACACCACTGACCCAGCTGCAATCAAAAGTTACAGTGAAAATTACACCATTCATAAAGGTAGTATTTATTGATTGTAaatgtctgttattttgtcctgatgctctgctttgtttgttttactcagGTATACAGGACATAAGATGAAGGGCTACAAGCTGGACTGCTGTCTGTCCAGTAAAGACACGCATGTCctgagctgctcagaggacggaCACGTCTACTGCTGGGACCTGGTGGAGGTAAGCATGCAGTTAAATGTGTTTCCAAAGTGTAATTAACATAACAGGTGTAATAGTTTCATAGAATGCAGGTAAGACAGATTTACAGGCGAAAGGGGGGAGCAGTCAGTACAAACCAACAGTACTTTTTCCAGCTGAAGAGCAGCCTGTCACCTTTGTATGacctgtttttgattttatgatAGAATAGCATGTGAATGTGATAATGCACTTGGACGTCCAGGAAGTTTATCACCGACTCATGAATGCATAATCTTTTTACTAAGAGCTATCTATCCACTAAATGTGATCCAAATATGGTCGAACGTTATATAAAGAGCAGTAACAGAAAGCAAACTGAAATCATACTGTTCAACTCTAATGTTCCGGTGACTTCCAGGGGTCTTTGTCCTTGAAGCTGCCAGTGGGAAAAGCTGTTGTCCAGTCGCTGTCCTTCCACCCGACAGAGACCTGCCTCCTCACTGCCATGGAGGGGCGTGTCCAGGTGTGGGGGGCGGAgccagaggagacagaggaggacgcGATGGCCACATAGAGAGAGTGAAAGCAGTCAAAAGCAGACAGCGTCTACACACTGAGAGGACTGTTTTCTCTTATTCCAGCAACAAACAGTCTGTAAACATCACAACTTTAAAACCTGATAAACCTTATGGTGGCATGAAATTTAGTTTCAAATCTAGTTTTTATGAAGCAAATGCTGGCACAAATAATATTAAGATTAAAAGGCTGATGCTGAActttggctcacagacctgcagAGAATATGTTTCTGGATGTgaatctaatttttttttttttaatttcagttcatGAGTGAATCTTAAGAGTTAGCTAAAGGATCTGTGACTTTTGTACGTGTGCGAAAcattgatatatttttatacaaaacCTTGAATAAACACTTTGTTGTGTAAATTACACTAAATTGTGTCATTTCAATTTCTACACCAATGAAATTCCCACAAACAGTGATTATTTCTGTACAAGTTTATCTTTATTAGGAACTGTACACACAATGAACACAGAGATGAgcacattacaaaataaattaatctgcatgacaaaacaatgacatcaaataaataaataacttatcTTACataaataccttttttttttaaactggatgGACCTTTTGACGAAGAAGTCTGAATTGTAAAGAGCTTCATTCGGCTTGCGTGGTGTATCTACGCAGCTTCGTAcatatatgttttattgttaaccCCCAAAAATTGCACTGaagatttttaaataaatacatgtcagcttatttacaaaaaatagtcaagtagttgtttttttagttgAATCATGTCTCTGTTCTGCCCTTTTTTACACCACTTTGTCAGAAAGTTAGTTCAGCTGACGTAGGCAAtgctttcatttataaaaaaaaaaaaaagtatttacatCTAAAGAGCACATTTCTGATTCTGTATATTCAGATGAAAACCCCTTCACTAGAATGCTGACTGTTCATGAAGTAAGAAAAGcagccagattttttttttgtctttagctTGACTGCTATCAGAATAGTTTTTTAAAGCTTGCATGAGCCACAAGTAATAAAATTGTAATCCTGTTGAGGCCCATGAGATCACCAACAAAACTGGATTGATGAGGTTTTCACCCAAAAGTGACAGAGAAGTTCTTACTCACTGATTTTGACATAGATAACTTCATAAGAAAAGGTTTCAGCTTCCTCAGTGGTATGTCATGTCGGACTTATAAACTCTTCATTTACAGACATTACGAGAGAACCTGCCAGCAAACTATACTCCGCCCGCACCTTATTACCTCCCCCTTCACCCATGTACATGCAGCCCTCTTCCCTC contains:
- the wdr83 gene encoding WD repeat domain-containing protein 83: MAFPQPRPQAPQLPQHLLRTIDCQQGAVRAVRFNADGNYLLSCGSDKSLKLWSVSRGTLLKTYSGHGYEVLDADGSFDNSQLCTCSSDKTVILWDVATGQVTRKLRGHAGKVNCVQFNEEATVILSGSIDGTVRCWDTRSRRFEPIQVLDEARDGISSLKVVQHELLTGSVDGRVRRYDLRMGQLHVDFISSPITCVCFSQDSQCTLSSSLDSTVRLLDKSTGEMLGEYTGHKMKGYKLDCCLSSKDTHVLSCSEDGHVYCWDLVEGSLSLKLPVGKAVVQSLSFHPTETCLLTAMEGRVQVWGAEPEETEEDAMAT